The sequence ATTTTTAACACTATTTAGGTGAGAAAGTACAGTAAATTCCTCCTGCAATTCCTCCATAGAATCGTTTAGAGGTCGTATTACGGACTCGTAATTTACATCCTTCTTCTTTACAACTTCTTCCAAAACTTTTTTGGAGTTTTGTATCTTTTCTCTCACCTTCTCCTTTTGGACGGAAAGTGCGATTTGGGGAAATTCTCGGAATAGAACTGCTGGACTCATCGGCTCCAGTCTTTCTCTTCCCGAATGGAAAAGCACCTATTTTCCATCTTGACAAGATTGAAAAACTGATTCGAATTCCCCCATCCCGACCTATTCATATGAAATCTTATTTTCTTATCCCGATATTCTTTCTTTATATTGGCTGTACTAGTCCACCCTTACCTGTATTCCAAACCATGGAAGGGATCTGCCCCAAGTCGGATCTTTTTGTATTAGCCCAACCTGAGATAGATGTACAGACAGGGAACGACCTTGTAGGGATCTATTGTAAGGCAAATATCACTCCTATTGGATTTGAATGGGAAATTAGTCTAGTATTTCGGGACGAGATCCATCCAAGTACTTGGAAGGATTTTTTCTATAGAATCTATAGAAGGATCCGTTATGGTAGGACCTACGATATTGAAACCTTTTTGGTTCGACTGGAACCTGATGGTAAAACTTTCCAATTGGATCTGAAGAATGTCTACTCAGGAGATCAGATCTTTCAAGAGGACCCGGTTATTCATAAGGATAGAATACTTTCTTCTTCCCTTCTGGAAAATAGGAACTCACTTCCTATTCTTTATGTAAATACCTGGAATCATATGTTTGGGGAGAAGGATAATAATCCAGGGCTTTCCAAACAAGAAATCCAAATTTCCGAGTTTCGTTTTGGATCCAGAACCCAACTAGACGGGTATTTCGGGACGTACTAAAGGCGAAAAAGCCTTTTCCGGCCGGCGGATCTCAAAATCCTGGAAGAAACTAAAAACGAAGCAGGAGTTCTCACAATGGCTAAAATCCCTACTTCCCCCTTCGCGGAACTAGGTCCTAAAACTCCGGTGGAAACCGGGACCGTAAAACGGGGTATTTACGGTAGATATCTGGAAGAATTTACAGAAGGTGCAATTTTCGAACATCCGAGAGAACTGACCATCGATCGTTCTTTTGCTCAAGAGTTTGCCACCACTTTTATGGAAGCAAACCCACTTTATCTTTCCGCTCCTTACGCACAAGCTCATGGATTTAAGGATTTACTAGTTTCTCCTTTGATGGTGTTCAACGTGGCACTTTCTCTCGGAGTTCAAAACGATTCCGAAAAAGCATTGGCGAATCTTGGATATTACGACGTTCAATTCTTGAAACCTGTGTATCCTGGGG is a genomic window of Leptospira neocaledonica containing:
- the lsa23 gene encoding surface adhesion protein Lsa23: MKSYFLIPIFFLYIGCTSPPLPVFQTMEGICPKSDLFVLAQPEIDVQTGNDLVGIYCKANITPIGFEWEISLVFRDEIHPSTWKDFFYRIYRRIRYGRTYDIETFLVRLEPDGKTFQLDLKNVYSGDQIFQEDPVIHKDRILSSSLLENRNSLPILYVNTWNHMFGEKDNNPGLSKQEIQISEFRFGSRTQLDGYFGTY